From the genome of Streptomyces sp. NBC_01317, one region includes:
- a CDS encoding C40 family peptidase: MAFVALLVVGTYSAAAGLAGGSGGTVGLAKGAVPAAYKSLVEQWGNLCPAINPALLAAQLYQESGWNPSAQSPADARGIGQFIPGTWAAHGIDGDKDGDRDIWDPKDAIPSAASYDCELADYVKDVPGDPTDNMLASYNAGAYAVIKYRGVPPYRETQNYVKIIRTLEKSFAAPVGRVEPSRQAAGAIYFAQQKLGTPYLWGGNGTAAQGGRFDCSGLTQAAYRTVGIELPRVANDQYNAGEHPARNELLPGDLVFFSEDLNNSRAIHHVGLYVGGGYMINAPYTGAVIRFDKIDKPDYFGATRVTEDGAKSLPTNLPPDRPSV, from the coding sequence ATGGCCTTCGTCGCGTTGCTCGTCGTCGGGACCTACTCCGCCGCCGCCGGGCTCGCCGGGGGGAGTGGCGGGACCGTCGGGCTCGCCAAAGGGGCCGTGCCGGCCGCGTACAAGTCGCTCGTGGAGCAGTGGGGCAACCTCTGCCCCGCCATCAACCCCGCTCTCCTCGCCGCGCAGCTGTACCAGGAGAGCGGTTGGAATCCCTCCGCCCAGAGTCCGGCCGACGCCCGGGGGATCGGGCAGTTCATCCCGGGCACCTGGGCCGCCCACGGGATCGACGGGGACAAGGACGGGGATCGGGACATCTGGGACCCGAAGGACGCGATTCCGTCCGCCGCCTCGTACGACTGTGAATTGGCTGATTACGTCAAGGACGTGCCCGGGGATCCGACCGACAACATGCTCGCCTCCTACAACGCGGGCGCGTACGCCGTCATCAAGTACAGGGGCGTGCCGCCGTACCGGGAGACGCAGAACTACGTCAAGATCATCCGGACCCTGGAGAAGAGCTTCGCGGCGCCCGTGGGGCGGGTCGAGCCGTCCCGGCAGGCCGCCGGGGCGATCTACTTCGCCCAGCAGAAGCTCGGTACGCCGTACCTCTGGGGCGGGAACGGCACGGCCGCCCAGGGAGGGCGCTTCGACTGTTCCGGGCTGACGCAGGCCGCCTACCGTACGGTCGGGATCGAGCTGCCGCGTGTGGCCAACGACCAGTACAACGCGGGCGAGCACCCCGCCCGCAACGAGCTGCTCCCCGGGGATCTCGTCTTCTTCTCGGAAGATCTGAACAACTCGCGGGCCATTCATCACGTCGGGCTGTACGTGGGCGGCGGATACATGATCAACGCGCCGTACACCGGGGCCGTGATCCGGTTCGACAAGATCGACAAGCCGGACTACTTCGGCGCGACCCGGGTCACCGAGGACGGTGCGAAGTCCCTGCCGACCAACCTGCCGCCCGACCGCCCCTCCGTCTGA
- a CDS encoding phosphatase PAP2 family protein: MAGLVLDGSNPDVSLLYDINGLAKDAPSWFDGVMEFVGEYGIMLALVLVVLACWWSVRKRGSAEDSVTAVAGLVWAPLAAGFAVLVNIPIRGFVERPRPFLDHKGLDVLVDGKTDFSFVSDHATMAMAIAAAVFVAHRGFGFAALGLALLEGFCRVYMGVHYPTDVIGGFALGTAVALLLTPLALALLTPLVSAVSRSRHAGWVVRARAAREADLIAGSGAVGGTRPLGMPEPRPDDNNLAA; this comes from the coding sequence ATGGCTGGACTCGTACTGGATGGGTCGAACCCAGACGTCAGCCTGCTCTACGACATCAACGGACTGGCCAAGGACGCTCCGTCGTGGTTCGACGGCGTCATGGAGTTCGTCGGCGAGTACGGGATCATGCTCGCGCTCGTCCTGGTGGTCCTGGCCTGCTGGTGGAGCGTTCGCAAGCGGGGGTCCGCCGAGGATTCGGTGACCGCTGTCGCCGGGCTCGTCTGGGCGCCGCTCGCCGCCGGGTTCGCGGTGCTCGTCAACATCCCGATCCGGGGGTTCGTGGAACGGCCGCGCCCGTTCCTCGACCACAAGGGCCTGGACGTCCTGGTCGACGGCAAGACCGACTTCTCGTTCGTCAGCGACCACGCCACCATGGCGATGGCCATCGCCGCCGCCGTCTTCGTCGCCCACCGGGGATTCGGGTTCGCCGCGCTCGGGCTGGCCCTGCTCGAAGGCTTCTGCCGCGTCTACATGGGGGTCCACTACCCGACCGACGTCATCGGCGGCTTCGCGCTCGGTACGGCCGTCGCGCTGCTGCTCACCCCCCTCGCCCTTGCCCTGCTGACCCCGCTCGTGTCGGCGGTCTCCCGCTCCCGGCACGCCGGGTGGGTGGTACGGGCCAGGGCCGCGCGCGAGGCCGACCTGATCGCGGGCTCCGGCGCCGTCGGCGGGACCCGGCCGCTCGGGATGCCCGAGCCGCGGCCCGACGACAACAACCTGGCGGCCTGA
- a CDS encoding sortase domain-containing protein gives MTVKVLFGLAALGAVATVVLAVLPERSAPAHRPSPVAAEPRAVHVADPHSAPVRLRIPALRVSAAVMPLWLDGTRTLDAPSFRHAMKVGWYALGPRPGERGPAVLVGHRDAPANPGTVPVRNGRDNIRNAVFAKLGRLRAGDLVEAELGDGRRVRFRVTAVDTYRTAKFPTARVYGPVPGPELRLITCGGVIDANGHWDSNVVVSAVAEAPGHRAG, from the coding sequence GTGACGGTCAAGGTGCTCTTCGGGCTGGCGGCCCTGGGCGCGGTGGCGACCGTCGTACTGGCGGTCCTGCCCGAGCGGTCGGCGCCCGCGCACCGCCCCTCACCGGTGGCCGCGGAACCGCGCGCGGTCCACGTCGCCGACCCGCACTCCGCTCCCGTACGGCTGCGCATCCCGGCCCTGCGGGTCAGCGCGGCGGTCATGCCGCTCTGGCTCGACGGGACCAGGACGCTGGACGCGCCGAGCTTCCGCCACGCCATGAAGGTCGGCTGGTACGCCTTGGGCCCGCGCCCCGGCGAACGCGGCCCTGCCGTGCTGGTGGGCCACCGGGACGCCCCGGCGAACCCCGGGACCGTCCCGGTCAGGAACGGCCGCGACAACATCCGCAACGCCGTCTTCGCCAAGCTGGGGCGGCTGCGCGCGGGGGACCTGGTGGAGGCGGAGCTGGGGGACGGGCGGCGGGTGCGGTTCCGGGTGACGGCGGTGGACACGTACCGGACGGCGAAGTTCCCCACCGCCCGCGTGTACGGCCCGGTGCCGGGCCCCGAGCTGCGGCTGATCACCTGCGGGGGCGTCATCGACGCGAACGGCCACTGGGACTCGAACGTGGTGGTCAGCGCGGTGGCGGAGGCGCCTGGCCACCGAGCCGGGTAG